From a region of the Paenibacillus sp. R14(2021) genome:
- a CDS encoding alpha-mannosidase, which translates to MANDNKRRTAHIISHTHWDREWYLPYEKHHVKLIELVDTLMDTLEKDDEYRSFYLDGQTIIMEDYLQVRPDQRERLEKWIHEGRIHIGPWYVLQDAFLTSSEANVRNLQIGHQDAAHYGTIAKVGYFPDTFGNIGQAPQLMKQAGIDNAVFGRGVKPTGFNNTVTDSAYESSFSELIWEGPDGSRVLGILFANWYSNGNEVPVDEAEAKEYWDRKLADAGKYASTPQLLFMNGCDHQPIQTDLSEAIRVARKLYPDTDFVHSNFPDYLASLNKSIGTETELSVVKGELRSQRTDGWSTLVNTASARVYLKQMNQVGQTILEKVAEPLAAFAHVTGKAAYPQHLLKYAWKTLMQNHPHDSICGCSVDEVHREMVTRFDKSRHVAETIVDASKHAVAGIVDTNAFAGYGQDALPFVVYNTTGWAHSGIVDVELDVARIYYRDGISPNEMIARMKAIDVTGRALVDADGAAIAYTMEDLGLKFDYELPDDKFRQPYWARRVKLTFEAAAVPALGLQAYAWVLEAAAKPVSANSLITGARSLANGNLSIEIAEDGSLAVTDVASGRTYRDLLVFEDTGDIGNEYMYKQPDGEQPLTTKGLPAEISVIEDNAYRAAFEIVHHWSVPASADELFEQEKQEAVYYPERKAGRSSEFVPFTIRTVVSLERSGKGVGIRTTFNNGAKDHRVRALFPTDLVTTVHRADAIFEVAVRDNEPAAEWENPSNAQHQQAFTDVSNDEGGLTIANKGLNEYEVLRDGRNTIAVTLLRSVAELGDWGVFPTPEAQCLGEHTVELLILPHQGDGAVSGAFASAYQFQTPWTTVQTGVHGGTLAPVHAFVAWEGEGVAFSSVKIAEATGDLMLRWFNLRPEAAELTFRPAADAAANVYKSDVLERAVEDVQPAGSAFTAKLGPSEIYTVGITAAK; encoded by the coding sequence TTGGCGAACGATAACAAGAGAAGAACGGCGCATATCATCTCGCATACGCACTGGGACCGCGAATGGTATCTGCCTTATGAGAAGCATCATGTAAAGCTCATCGAGCTGGTGGATACGCTGATGGATACGCTCGAGAAGGATGACGAGTACCGCAGCTTCTATCTCGACGGCCAAACGATCATCATGGAGGATTACCTTCAGGTTCGCCCGGATCAACGGGAGCGCCTCGAGAAATGGATTCATGAAGGCCGCATTCATATCGGGCCTTGGTACGTGCTGCAGGATGCGTTTCTGACGAGCAGCGAGGCCAACGTGCGCAATCTGCAGATCGGCCACCAGGATGCAGCTCATTACGGCACGATCGCGAAGGTCGGTTACTTCCCCGACACGTTCGGCAACATCGGCCAAGCGCCGCAGCTCATGAAGCAGGCCGGCATCGATAATGCGGTATTCGGCCGCGGCGTTAAGCCGACGGGCTTCAATAACACGGTAACGGATTCCGCGTACGAATCGTCTTTCTCCGAGCTGATCTGGGAAGGCCCGGACGGCTCGCGCGTACTCGGCATTCTATTCGCCAACTGGTACAGCAACGGGAACGAAGTGCCGGTCGATGAAGCGGAAGCCAAGGAATATTGGGACCGCAAGCTGGCGGATGCCGGCAAATACGCTTCGACGCCGCAGCTGCTGTTCATGAACGGCTGCGATCACCAGCCGATTCAGACGGATCTATCGGAAGCGATCCGCGTGGCGCGCAAGCTGTATCCGGATACGGACTTCGTCCACTCGAACTTCCCTGACTATTTGGCATCGCTGAACAAATCGATCGGCACGGAGACGGAGCTGTCGGTCGTAAAGGGCGAGCTGCGCAGCCAGCGCACGGACGGCTGGTCCACGCTCGTGAATACAGCCTCGGCCCGGGTCTACCTGAAGCAGATGAATCAGGTTGGGCAGACGATTCTGGAGAAAGTCGCCGAGCCGCTGGCCGCTTTCGCCCATGTGACGGGCAAGGCTGCTTACCCGCAGCATCTGCTTAAGTACGCATGGAAAACGCTCATGCAGAACCATCCGCATGACAGCATCTGCGGCTGCAGCGTGGATGAGGTTCACCGTGAAATGGTGACGCGCTTCGATAAGAGCCGCCACGTGGCGGAAACGATCGTCGATGCGAGCAAGCATGCGGTTGCCGGCATCGTGGATACGAATGCTTTCGCGGGCTACGGCCAAGACGCGCTGCCTTTCGTCGTCTATAATACGACGGGCTGGGCGCACAGCGGCATCGTGGACGTGGAGCTGGACGTCGCACGAATCTACTATCGCGATGGAATCAGCCCGAATGAAATGATTGCACGGATGAAAGCGATCGACGTGACAGGCCGCGCGCTCGTGGACGCAGACGGCGCCGCCATCGCGTACACGATGGAGGATCTCGGCTTGAAGTTCGATTACGAGCTGCCGGACGATAAATTCCGCCAGCCGTATTGGGCGCGCCGCGTGAAGCTGACGTTCGAAGCGGCCGCCGTGCCTGCGCTTGGCTTGCAAGCTTACGCATGGGTACTGGAAGCTGCGGCAAAGCCGGTTTCCGCGAATTCCTTGATTACCGGAGCTCGCTCGCTGGCGAACGGTAACCTCAGCATCGAAATCGCCGAGGACGGCTCGCTTGCGGTTACCGACGTCGCAAGCGGACGGACGTATCGCGACCTGCTTGTTTTCGAGGACACGGGCGATATCGGCAACGAATATATGTACAAGCAGCCGGACGGCGAGCAGCCGCTGACAACCAAGGGACTGCCTGCGGAAATCAGCGTCATCGAAGACAACGCGTACCGTGCGGCATTCGAGATCGTGCACCACTGGTCCGTACCGGCTTCGGCTGACGAGCTCTTCGAGCAGGAGAAGCAGGAAGCCGTCTATTATCCGGAGCGCAAGGCAGGACGTTCCAGCGAATTCGTGCCGTTCACGATTCGCACGGTTGTCAGCTTGGAGCGTTCGGGCAAGGGCGTAGGTATCCGCACGACGTTCAATAACGGGGCGAAGGACCACCGCGTTCGCGCGTTGTTCCCGACCGATTTGGTTACGACGGTGCACCGTGCCGATGCGATCTTCGAGGTAGCGGTTCGCGATAACGAGCCGGCCGCCGAGTGGGAGAACCCAAGCAATGCACAGCATCAGCAGGCATTCACCGATGTCAGCAACGACGAGGGCGGTCTTACGATCGCGAACAAAGGCTTGAATGAATACGAAGTGCTCAGAGACGGCCGCAATACGATTGCAGTTACCTTGCTTCGCTCCGTTGCAGAGCTTGGAGACTGGGGCGTCTTCCCGACGCCTGAAGCGCAGTGCCTCGGCGAGCATACGGTCGAGCTGCTGATCCTCCCGCATCAAGGGGACGGAGCGGTATCGGGCGCGTTCGCGTCGGCTTATCAATTCCAGACGCCGTGGACGACGGTACAGACCGGCGTGCATGGCGGAACGCTGGCACCGGTTCATGCCTTCGTGGCTTGGGAAGGCGAAGGCGTTGCGTTCTCCTCCGTGAAAATCGCTGAAGCTACGGGCGACCTGATGCTACGCTGGTTCAACCTGCGTCCTGAAGCGGCGGAGCTTACATTCCGCCCAGCTGCAGACGCAGCGGCGAATGTCTACAAGAGTGATGTACTTGAGCGTGCCGTCGAAGACGTGCAGCCTGCGGGCAGCGCATTCACGGCAAAGCTGGGACCTTCTGAAATTTACACGGTCGGTATCACGGCCGCGAAATAA
- a CDS encoding AAA family ATPase yields MPQRSGERGWQHLKEDQQTIVYLLSGPLGVGKSTTSRELARITEQSVLIEGDHLLDMFYGEVQPPWEERLNLAWTNIAAVTRNVIRHRFNVIIDFVVEDELDWFCEQIADLNVSVKYVVLRADQEQIVERLRIRGDMDALDRSLFLLNKLTTSPANIPFIMDTTRKTPLETAQEIIHNAGFYYRQPF; encoded by the coding sequence ATGCCGCAAAGAAGCGGCGAGAGAGGATGGCAGCATTTGAAAGAGGATCAGCAAACAATTGTATACCTCCTATCAGGCCCGCTCGGGGTTGGTAAATCGACGACCTCGAGAGAGCTCGCAAGAATCACCGAGCAGAGCGTTCTCATTGAGGGCGATCACCTGCTGGACATGTTCTACGGGGAGGTGCAGCCTCCATGGGAAGAACGTTTAAATCTCGCTTGGACCAACATCGCGGCGGTAACGAGAAATGTCATCCGGCATCGGTTTAATGTCATTATTGATTTTGTCGTGGAGGATGAGCTTGATTGGTTTTGTGAACAGATCGCAGATCTGAATGTGAGCGTAAAATATGTTGTGCTGCGTGCGGATCAAGAACAAATCGTCGAACGCCTAAGAATAAGAGGGGATATGGATGCGCTGGATCGCTCTTTGTTTTTGCTGAACAAGCTCACGACGTCGCCTGCCAATATCCCGTTTATCATGGATACCACCCGCAAGACTCCGCTCGAGACGGCGCAAGA